Within bacterium, the genomic segment GCCAGTTTGCTGAGTGCTTCTTGAGATGCTTCAAGTGTTCGATCCCATTTCAGCTCGGCTTCGATATCGTCGAGCAGTTGTTGCGCGAGCTGTTCCTGCAGTGCCTCGGGCAGCACCCCGGCTTTGCTGAAGGCTTGGGAAAGCAGAGGAGTCATATGGTTATCCTCCTTGGTCAAGCGACATGTGTCATTGTCCAATCCACCCTCTCGCCGGTTCACGGTTGCACTGTGATGGGCAACGGTCCGGCTGGCATCAATACACTGCCAGAGTAAATCTTCATGGCATTATTTGCAACTCAAGATTAATCGCATGTCAACCATCGAATTTCTCTCCCACCTTCGTTCGCGCAACATCCACCTCGGCGTGGAAGGCGACAAGCTGCACCTCAACGCACCCAAAGGCGCCTTGACCGATGAATTGCGCGCGGAATTGAGCCGGCGCAAGGCGGAGATTTTGGCATTCCTGCAGGAAACCGCCACGCCCCGGCCCGCCGACCAGCCGCCGCCGCTCGCACGCCTTTCCCGTGAGGGCGACCTGCCGCTGTCGTTCGCGCAACAGCGCTTGTGGGTGCTCGATCAACTCGACCCGGAAAGTCCGGCCTACAACATTCCGCTCGCCCTGCGCCTGACCGGCCGCCTCGATGAAACCGCGCTGGTACGAAGCCTGAATGAAATTTTCCGCCGCCACGAAGGCCTGCGCACCGCCTTCGCCGAGGTCAGCGGCCAGCCCCGGCAAATCATCGCGCCGCCCGCGCCGCTGCCCCTCGAGGAGATTGATCTGCAAGCGTTGAGCCGGGCAGAGCAGGAAAAGCAAATCGTCGCGCTCGCGGAGGCGGAGGCGCTCCGGCCTTTCAAGCTCTCCGCCGGCCCGCTCTTGCGCGTGACGCTGATGCGGCTGTCCGGCCGCGCGCACGTCCTGCTCATGGTCATGCATCACATCATTTCTGATGCCTGGTCCCTGGGCGTTTTGTTTCGCGAACTGGTGACGTTGTATGAAGCCTATGCCGGCGGCCGGGCTTCGCCGCTGCCGGAACTCGGCATGCAATACGCGGATTATGCGCAGTGGCAGCGGCAATGGTTGCAAGGCGGGGTGCTCGAAACGCAAGCGCAATTTTGGCGCAAACAACTCTCCGGCGTGCCGGTGCTGGAATTGCCGGGCGATTTTCCCCGGCCGGCGGTGCAAACCTTCAACGGCCGGCGCCGGCCCTTCGATTTGCCGCACAGCCTGAAAGAAGGCTTGTCGGTGTTGTGCCTGGAAGAAGGCGTGACTCTGTTCATGGTCTTGTTGGCGGCATTCGAAACGCTGCTCTACCGCTATACCGGTCAAACCGATCTTGCCGTGGGTTCGCCCATCGCTAATCGCCGCCGCGTCGAGACTGAACCGCTTATCGGCTTCTTCGTGAACACGCTGGTGTATCGCGGCGATCTGTCCGGCGATCCCACGTTTCGCGAGCTGGTGCAGCGCGTGAAGGAAGTGGCGCTCGGTGCCTATGCCCATCAAGACGTGCCGTTCGAGCGGCTGGTGGAAATGCTGCAGCCCGATCGCGATCTCAGTCACTCCCCGCTGTTTCAGGTGATGTTCATTTTTCAGAATACGCCGGTGCCCACCACCTCGCTGCCCGGCCTGGAGGTGAGCCAGATCGATTTTCAAGCCGGCACCGCCAAATTCGATTTGACCCTGAGCCTGTTCGACGGCCAGGAGCGGCTGCGCGGCAGCCTGGAGTACAACTCCGATCTCTTCAAGGCGGAAACCATCGAGCGCATGCTGCATCACTTTCTCACGCTGTTGCGCAGCATTGCCGAGGATCCCGATCAACGTCTCTCCGAACTGCCGTTGCTTACCGCTTCCGAGCGCCGCAAGCTGCTGGTCGATTGGAACGCCACGCACCGCGATTATGCCCGCGACCGCTGCGTGCATGAGTTGTTCGAAGCCCGGGCCGCGGCTGCGCCCGATCGTCTTGCCGCGGAGTATGACGGGCAGACCATCACTTACGCAGAATTGAATCGCCGCGCCAATCAGCTTGCCCACCATCTGCGCGCTTGGGGCGTCGGGCCTGAAAGCCTGGTGGGCGTGTGCCTGGAACGCTCGCTGGAGATGTTGATTGCCCTGCTGGCGGTGCACAAAGCCGGTGGTGCCTACGTGCCGCTCGATCCTGCTTTTCCGCCGGACCGGCTGGCTTACATGCTGGAAGATTCGAAGGCGGCAGTTCTGCTCACGCAGCAATCCTTGCGCGCAGCGCTGCCGCAACACCGCGCGGCCGTGCTCTGCCTGGAAGCAGAGGCGCAAGCGATTGCCGGCCAACGCGAGGACAATCCCGGGCGCCTGGCCACGCCGCAGCATCTCGCCTATGTGATTTACACCTCCGGCTCCACCGGCAAACCCAAAGGCGTGCAAGTGCTGCAAGGCGCAGTGGTGAATTTTCTGGAGTCGATGCGGGAGGCGCCGGGCATGCAGGCCGATGACGTGCTGCTGGCCGTCACCACGCTCTCCTTCGACATTGCGGGCCTGGAGTTGTTCCTGCCGCTGATCGTCGGCGGCCGCGTCGTCATTGCCAGCCGCGAGACCGCCAGCGATGGGGCGGCCCTGCTGCAGTTGCTCGAGGAATCACAGGCCACCCTCATGCAGGCGACGCCGGCCACCTGGCGGCTGTTGCTGGCCGCAGGCTGGCAGAAGAGCCCTGCGTTGAAAATCTTGTGCGGCGGCGAGGCCATGCCGGGCGAGCTGGCGCAGGCGCTGCTGCCGCGCTGCGCCGAGCTGTGGAATCTGTACGGACCGACTGAGACCACGATTTGGTCGACCCTGCAAAAAGTCGAACAGGCTGCCGGCGGTTTCATTGCCATTGGCCGCCCGCTTGCCAACACGCAAGTTTACATTTTGGACGCGGCGCTCAATCCCACGCCCATCGGCATTCCGGGAGAATTGTACCTCGGCGGCGAGGGGTTGGCGCGCGGCTACTTGCACCGGCCGGATTTGACCGCGGAGAAATTCATTCCTCACCCGCTGGCCGCGCAGCTCGGCGAGCGGCTGTATCGTACCGGTGATCTGGCGCGCTATCTCGCCGACGGCGCGATCGAGTTCATCGGCCGCATCGATCAGCAAGTGAAGATTCGCGGCTTTCGCATCGAACTGGGTGAAATCGAAACCGTGCTCGCCCGGCATACGCAGGTCAAGCAGGTGGCCGTGATCGCGCGCGAGGACACGCCGGGCGACAAGCGATTGGTGGCTTATCTCGTTCCGGACAAGGCCGCGGCGCCCAGTGCGAGTGAATTGCGGCAGTGGCTGCGGGAGAGCCTGCCGGACTACATGCTGCCGGCGGCCTTCGTCTTCCTGGAAAGTTTTCCGCTTACCCCCAACGGCAAAGTGAATCGCCGCGCGCTGCCGCGGCCGGAGCTGTCCGCAAGCGAGCGGGAAACCGAATATGTTGCCCCGCGCGATGCCCGCGAGGAAAAGATTGCTGCAATCTGGCGCGAATTGCTGCAGCATGAGCGCATCGGCGTGTTCGACAACTTCTTCCATCTCGGCGGCCACTCGCTGCTGGCCACCCAGCTCGTCACGCGGCTCAGGCAGGTTTTCGGCGTGCCGGTGCCGCTGCGCCGCGTTTTCGAAGAAGCGACCATTGCCGGATTGGCGGCGTATCTGGCCGAACATGCCGATGGCTTGGCCGCCGCGCCGGCGGAGCGCATTCAACCGATCGCACGTCCCGCGATGCCCGAGGTCGAGAAGCTCTCCGATGAAGAAGTGGAAGCGCTATTGCAGCAGATGATGGCCGCGCCCACGCCGTAAGTCGCTGAGAGCAGAAGTGTTTCGCAACGGCTTGGCCGTTGCATCGAAGGTTTCTGGGTTTCCACGGGAGCCGAAAATTTGGCAACCTCGTCCCAGCCGAGGTTGGAACCTCATCGGCCATCCAACAGTAGTGTTCCGCAACGGCTTGACCGTTGCATTAGAAACCTCAGCGCGTTCACGATACTCGCAGTTCCGGTAACCTCGTCCCAGCCGAGGTTGGAACCTCATCGGCCATCCAACAGAAGTGTTCCGCAACGGCTTGGCCGTTGCATTAGAAACCTCAGCGCGTTCACGATACTCGCAGTTCCGGCAACCTCGTTCCAGCCGAGGGTGGAACCTCATCGGCCATCCAACAGAAGTGTTCCGCAACGGCTTGGCCGTTGCATTAGAAACCTCAGCGCGTTCACGATACTCGCAGTTCTGGCAACCTTGGCCCAGCCGAGGGTGGAACCTCATCGGCCATCCAACAGAAGTGTTTCGCAACGGCTTGGCCGTTGCATTAGAAACCTCAGCGCGTTCACGATACTCGCAGTTCCGGCAACCTTGGCCCAGCCGAGGGTGGAACATCTTCGAGCGGGCACTGACAAAATCGTTCCGCAACGGCTTGGCCGTAAGGCGCTCAAAGTTAGAATAGAATTCTGAAAGTTTATGGCGGAATAATTTGTTGGCAGAACGATTGGAAACAATTCTGCCGATGAATCATCCTGCCAAAGCTTTTCTGGCGATGCTCGGTGACTTCAGCGCATTTCGGTGGAAAGACTTTATCGCCGACGGTCACCGAAGACACCGAGTTTTGCCGAACAGTTATTTGCTGCTTCGCAGAAGCTTTGCTTTGCAGCCTGTCTGCAAATCGGGGTAGGCCACAAGGCGCTCAAAGCCAGAATGAAATTCTGAAAGATTCTTCACCTCAAGGCAAACTATTGAACTGCGGCGACGTGGCGAGCGCAGAGTTTTGAAATCAAGAGAGTCCTTCTCGGCGGTGAGCTTTTGAGGTGAATGACACGGGAGTGTGCCCAAATCTTCACAAGATCCTTACTGGATGACAGTGGTGGTGGATACATCGCGCCTGACAAAAGTGTACGAATCGGCCTTATTCCTGCCCGCAGGCTTCGGATTTCAACTTGTCTGAAATCCGGTGTCGGCCGTTGCATTGCAGGTTTCAGAGTCTCCACGGCGCTCGAAGTTTTGGCGACCTCGACTCAGTCACGGTCGGAACGTTTTCGAACAGACGCAAAAAAGCCACGGCCGGAGCCGTGGCTGAGCGTCGCGTAGAAAGCAAGCGGGGGATCAACGGCACATCATTTCACCAGTTGCATCGACTTCTGCAGTAATCCCTCCGCAGTTTCCAGGCGATACCAATACAAGCCGCTGGCCAGCCCGGTCGAATCGAACACCACGCTGTGCTGGCCGGCTTTCACCATGCCATGGACCAGCGTGGCGACGAGCTTGCCGAGATTGTCATAGACTTTCAAAGTGGCGAACTGATCGCTCGGAACCGCAAAGCGAATCGTCGTGGCGGGATTGAAGGGGTTGGGATGGTTTTGTTCGAGCCAAAACGAGGCGGGCGGAGCGCTGGCCTCCTGCACGACGCCGGTGGAAACCGTGCCGCCAACCATCATGTAGCGCCACACTTCCGCATACGCGGGCTGATTGTTGACCTTGGGCGTCTTGCTGTCCACTGCCACGCTTTGATGCGCGTCGCTGACTTTACGCCGGCTCACCAGCGTGTGCGACCCTTGAAACGGCGCCGGCGTGTTGTCCACCGTTACCAGACTGCCGAAGGCAAACATGCCCCAAATGTTCCAGACCGTCTGCCGGCCAAAGAGATTGTCATCCGCATGGGTGAAACCGTAGTAACCTGCGGGCGGCGTGGCATTGTTGAGGTTGATCCACGGCGCCAAGCCGGTGGTCATGCTGCCGTCTTCACCGCCGGCAAAAAACAGCACGCGTTCCAGCCGATGATGGTGGGCAATGACGCCGGAATGGCCGCCGCCCTGCGAATGGCCGCCGACGATCATCTTTTCCCAAACCAGACTTTCGCCGCCTTTGACATATTGCCCCCAGCCTTCCTGCGGGAAGTTCTTGTCGAGGTAAAGCAGCAGCTTGAGCAGACGGTTCTCGATGGAGTTTGCCCGGTTGACCTCGACGCGCGTGGTGCGGTCAATGCCGTCGATGATTTCCAGCCGGCAGGACTCGTAGCAGCTCGCGTCATTGACGTTGTCGCAAAGATCGAAATTCACCGTCCAGGAATTGGGATAGTTCAAGCTGATCGCATGCAAGCCGGCCTCGGCCGCCACTTGGGTGAGGAGTTGATAGTCGCTCGCATTGAGATGCGAGCCCGGCAGGAAGACGAACAAGCGGTTGCGGGGCGTGGCCGCCGGGTCGAAACACACGATGTGATTGTCATTCCATTTGTCGATTTGATTATCGGTGGCGCGCGGCGCGATTTCACGTTCCTGCACGGCGGCAAAAGCCGGTGCCAGGGCGAACAGCCAAAGCGCCAGATTGAGAAAGCCACACTTCCACATGAAGAACGCTCCTGAGTTGAGAATGTGAAGGTCAGCGATCACCGCTGCCGCACCGTTTTGCCTGCCTGGCCTGGCAGCAGCAAGGTCCATCACTGCAGCAACGGAAACGCCGTGCAAAGTCGAGGCCAGAGCGCAGTGCCGGCCGCGGGGCGCTTTACGGTTTTGTGTGAAAGCGGCAAAGCCAGCCGGTAATTCTTGAACGGCAGGCGTTGCGCGCCGCGGCCGTGCCGCTTGCGGGAGAATGAGGTCGCTTGCCGGACAGGCAATAGCTGCAAAGCCAGGCTTCCGCGTTTCATTCATGTAAGCGGAATTTCAGGATTGCAGGGCGCACCTCACGCCGGCAGTGCAGCGCCGGCCGGATTGTTTCGCTGCCGGTCATCGCCTCCCGTGCACGCAGACCGGCAGCTTGGAGGGTATAAACCGTTTGATCGGATCAGTTTTTGTGGGCGCGGGAGCCGTGCTCGGCCTTGTACCCCGCTCGCTCGACCTCTCTGACGCCGACCAAGTCTCCCACGGCGCAAGAGCAAAATGATGACCCCAACGAGCCGCAACCCTAAAACATGTCGATCCGCGCGATTGCATGGTTCGCCTTTTCCCAGGAGCTTGATGGAGCTGCGCAATGAGTTTTGACCCACAACGGGTTGCTGACCTTTCTGCCGAAGCCAAGCGGGCTTTGCTCGCGCAGTTGCTGAAACAAAAAGGGGCCACACCCTCACAGAATTATCCGCTGTCCTTCGCGCAACAACGGCTGTGGTATCTCGACCAGCTCGAGCCCGGCAGCGCGGCCTATCATCTGCCCCTGGCCGTTCGTTTGAACGGACCGTTGAACGTGGCGGCGCTGGAGGAAGCCTGCGTGCAAATCATCAAGCGCCACGAGAGCCTGCGCACGACTTTTGAACTCGTCGAGGGCGAGCCAGTGCAGCGCATTTCGCCGCCGGCACTTTTCAAACTCGAAATGGAATCGCTGCTGACGGTCGCGCCGGCGGAACGGGACGCGGAAGTGCGGCGCCGCGTGCGTGAGCAGGCGCTGCTGCCCTTCCATCTCGCCACCGGCCCGCTGTTGCGCCTCAAGCTGTACCGCCTGGCGGAAGACGAGCACGTGGTGTTCGTGTGCATGCACCATATCATCTCCGACGGCTGGTCGCGCGGCGTGTTCGTCAATGAAATGGCCGCCTTGTACCGGGCGTTTGCCGGCGGCAACCCGGTTTCGCTGCCCGAGCTGCCCATTCAATATGTCGATTTTGCGCAGTGGCAGCGCAACTGGCTGCAGGGCGAGGTGTTGGAAAAGCAGCTTGCCTATTGGAAAAAACAACTCGCCGGCCTGACCACGCTGCAACTTCCCACCGACCGGCCGCGGCCGCCGGTGCAGACTTATCGCGGCGCCCGCCAATCGTTCCACCTCACGCCGGCCCTGACGCAAGCGCTGCAGGAGCTTTCCCAGCGCGAAGCGGTCACTCTGTTCATGACGCTGCTGGCTGCTTTTCAGACTTTGCTGCACCGCCACGCGCAGCAGACCGACATCGCAGTGGGCACTCCCATTGCCAACCGGACCCGCGCGGAAACCGAAGGCCTGATCGGCTTTTTCGCCAACACCCTGGTGATGCGCACCGACTTTTCCGGCGATCCCACTTTTCGCGCGCTGTTGCAGCGCGTGCGCGAAACCGCGCTCGGCGCTTATGCCCATCAGGATTTGCCCTTCGAACGTCTGGTCGAAGAGCTGCAGCCCGAGCGCGACTTGAGCCGCAGCCCGCTCTTCCAGGTGATGTTCATTCTGCAAAATACTCCCAAGCGGCCGGCGGAAGAACAGCCGGACCTGGCGGTGACCGTGCTGGAAAGCGACGGCGGCACCGCGATGTTCGACTTGACACTTTCGCTCACCGAGGCGGAACACGGCGGCCTCACCGGTTATCTCGAATACAACACCGACTTGTTCGAGCATCTCACCATCGCGCGCTGGCTGGCGCGCTTGCAGACGTTGCTTGCCGGCGTGGCCGCAGATCCGAATCAGCCCGTGTCGCAACTGCCGGTGCTGCCGCCCGCCGAACGCGAGCAATTGCTGGTCGAGTGGAACGCAACCCAGGCCGACTACCCCGGCCTTTGCTTGCATGAGTTGCTGGCTGCGCAAGCCGCCGCCACTCCCGCGAGCGTGGCGGCGGTGTTCGAGCAGCAAGAGTTGACTTACGCCGAACTCGATGCCCGCGCCAATCAACTGGCGCATCATCTGCGCGGACTCGGCTTGCAGCCGGAAGAGTTGGTCGGCATTTGTGTCGAGCGCTCACTCGACATGGTCATCGGCCTGCTGGGTATTCTCAAAGCAGGCGGCGCCTATGTGCCGCTCGATCCTTCCTTTCCGCCCGATCGATTGGCTTTCATGGTGGAAGATTCCGGCCTGCGCATTCTGGTCACCCAGTCGACGCTGTTGGAGAGTCTTCCGGAGCACAACGCCGAGCTGGTATGCCTCGATACGGATTGGGATTTCATCGAGGGCCGGAGCCGCGCGCATCCCGCCAAGGTGAACACGCCGGATCATCTGGCTTATGTGATCTACACCTCCGGTTCCACCGGCACCCCCAAGGGCGTGCAAATTTCGCACAAGGCCGTTGTGAATTTCTTGCACTCGCTGCGGCAACGGCCCGGTCTGGCAGCGAACGATGTGTTGGTGGCAGTCACCACGCTCTCTTTCGACATTGCCGGACTGGAGCTTTATCTGCCGTTGCTGGTCGGCGGCCGCGTGGTGATCGCCAGCCGCGAGACCGCGAGCGACGGCACGGCGCTGCTGGATTTGCTCACCCGCGCGCAGGCCACCGTCATGCAAGCCACGCCTGCCACCTGGCGATTGCTGCTCGCTGCCGGCTGGGAGCGCGGCGCCGGCCTGAAAGTCTTGTGCGGCGGTGAAGCCTTGCCGCGTGAGCTGGCCGTGCAGCTTCTCGAGCGCAGCAGCGCACTGTGGAACATGTACGGCCCGACTGAAACCACGATCTGGTCAACCCTGCATCCGGTGGAACAAAGCAATGCCGCCATCGTCATCGGCCGGCCGATCGCCAACACCCAGGTCTACATTCTCGATGCCCAGTTACAGCCGGTGCCCATCGGCGTGGTTGGCGATCTTTACCTCGGCGGCGAGGGCCTGGCGCGCGGCTATTGGCGCCGGCCGGGATTGACCGCAGAGAAGTTCATCGCCCATCCCTTTAGCCGCACGCCGGGAGAGCGCCTTTACAAAACCGGCGATCTGGCGCGCTATCTGTGGGACGGTACCATTGATTTCCTCGGTCGCGGCGATCATCAAGTGAAAGTGCGCGGCTTCCGCATCGAACTGGAAGAGATCGAAGCTGTGCTCGGCCAGCATCCCGCAGTGCAGGCCGCGGTGGTGATGGCGCGCGAAGACGTGCCCGGCGATCAGCGCCTGGTGGCTTACTTGCTCGCCGGCGGCCAGCAGGCCAGCGGCAGCGAATTACGCAATTTCCTGCGTCTGAAGCTACCGGATTACATGTTGCCCTCCGCCTTTGTAACACTGCCGGCCTTTCCACTGACGCCCAACGGCAAGGTGGATCGCCGCCGCCTGCCGCCGCCGGAGGGGCAGGTCGCCGACGAAGTGCGGACAACCCACGTTGCCCCGCGCACCCCGGTGGAAGAACTGATCGTGCAGATTTGGCGGGAGGCATTGAAAATCGAGCACGTCGGTGTGCGTGACAATTTCTTCGATCTCGGTGGCCATTCCTTGCTGTCGATGCAGGTGATCGCGCGTTTGGAGAAAGCCACCGGCCATCGCCTGCACCCGCGTGACATGATCCTGCAAACCGCCGAGCAGCTCGCGGCAGTGCTGGAAGCGCGCCAGGCGGCTGCGGCCAAGAACGGCGCGGCGCGCCAACCGGCCGGCGCGCCGGCGGCGGCAACGGCATAGCGGCGAACGGGCCGGGCTGGCCCGGCTGACTTCCACATTTGTTTTGACCGGGATTATTCACAGATTCTCACCGTGAAGACGCTGACTTCGCGAAGGGCAGCATATTAGGACAAACGCCGTACCGACACTCGGTTTGCAGCAACTTGGTCCGGCCCCGCCAGCCCTCCTGAAGCTTGGCGTGCTTTGCGATCTGGGCGTCTTGGTGGTTTTGGATCATTCAGGTTGCGCTATCCGCATGGCGATGGGCTGGCGGCAACGGGATTGATCGCCGGCGTGACAGGTTATCATGAAACCATTCTACTTCGGCACCCCCGAAAAACCGTTGTTCGGAGTCTTCCACCCCTCGCCGCAGAAGCTCAATCGCAAGCTCGGCGTGGTGATCTGCAACCCCATTGGGCAGGAACACATCCGGGCGCATCGCGCGCTCCGCTTGCTGGCGGCGCGCCTCAACCACGCCGGCTTTCATGTGCTGCGCTTCGACTATTACGGCTGCGGCGATTCCGCCGGCGAAAGTGAAGAAGGCACGCTCGAACAATGGCGCCAGGATGTCGAGCACGCGGTGGTGGAGCTGAAGAAGAACGCGCGGGTGAACCAAGTGGCGTTGCTCGGCTTGCGGCTGGGCGCCTCGCTGTCATGGCTCGCCGGCAGCCAGCGGGAGGACGTCACCTGTCTCATGCTTTGGGAACCGGTGATCAGCGGCGCGCATTACGTCCAGCGCCTGCTGGTCCATCATGAGCAATGGGGGATCGATGCGGGTTTGCAGACCAAGTCCACGAACGGTGACTTGGAAGTGCTGGGTTTCCCCCTGCCCGGCACCCTGCGGCAAAGTCTGGCGCGGCTGAATTTGTTCGCCGCACCTCCGTTGCGGGCGAAGCGGGTCATCTTGCTGGTCAACGAGGAAAAGCCCGAGAATCTCGAACTGCGCGGCCACCTGGCTCAATTCGGCAGCGCAATTGATTACCAGCAGATCAACGGGCTCAGAGTGTGGGCCAAACAAGCCGGCGCCGACAAAGGCATGGTGCCGGTGCAAATCCTGCAGGCGTTGGTGGCGTGGCTTTCCCAACTCGACTCATGAAAGAAAAAGCCCTTCTCTTCGGAAAGACTCGATCTTTGGTGGGCGTGCTCACCGATCCGGAACACGCGGAATCCGCCGCGAAGCGGCCCGGGGTGATCATTCTCAATTCCGGCCTGCTGCCAAAGATTGGGCCCAACCGGCTGCATGTGAAAATCGCGCGGCGCCTGGCGGCCGCCGGTTTCGTGGCCATGCGCTTCGACTTTTCCGGGATCGGCGACAGCCTGCCGCGCAAAGACGGCATGTCCTTCGCCCGCAGCGCCATCGTGGAAACCCAGGAGGCCATGGACCTGCTGGCAAACGCGCGCGGCCTCGAACAATTCATTCTCATGGGCATTTGCTCGGGCGCCGACAACTCGGTGCGCGTCGCCTACGAAGATGCGCGCGTGGCCGGTGCCGCGCTGATCGACAGCTACGCGTTTCCGACCCCGCAATACTTCTGGTATTCCTATCGCAAACGGCTGCTCAACGTGCGCAGTTGGGGGAATTTGCTGGCGGGCAAGAGTGACTTGCTCGCGAAAATCCGCAAGGGCCGCGCCACCCAAATGCGGCAGCGGCCGGCGGAGCAAAACGAGCGCCTCAATCCCGACTGGCACATGCCCACCCAGGCAGAGCTGGCCAAGACGCTGCATGCCCTGCTGGAACGCGGCACGGATTTGCTCTTTCTGTATTCCGGCGGCAGCCCGGCGTATTTCAATTACCTGACCAATCTCAAGGGGCTGCTCGGCACGTTGCAAGATTCGCCGCATTTGCGGCTGGAGTTCTTGCTCGATTCCGATCACGGCTTTACCTTGCTGCACCACCAGAAGATGCTGGTGGACACCATCACCGCCTGGGTGAAGTCCGTGGCGCACAGCCGGCAGCCCAACGAGAATGTTCTTTCCACGGCCTGACCCGCGGCCGGGCGCCGGCGCCGCGCAAGCTGCCGGGGCCGGCCGTGCGGACGCGCCCTCGTGCGCGGCAACTCTATTCACGCTGTTCCAATCCCTCTGATCTGACGCAATGCCCAAATTCTACGACGATGGCTCCGACGGCGTCATGCCGAAACATGAAACCTGGCCGGTCATCAAGCGCTTCCTGCCCTTTGTCAAGCCCTATCAAAAAACCATTGTGCTGATTGCCGTGTTGATGGTGGTGGCGCTGCCGCTGAGCGCCGTGGCGCCGCTGATCGTCAAGCATCTCATCAACCAGGTGGTGCCGAGCCGCGACCTGACCCAGATGTTCCTCATCGGCGGCGTGCTCATCGCCCTCGCTCTGCTCGATCAGAGTCTGGCCTGTTGGCAGGCGGTGCTGAGCAAGCGCGTCGAGCTCAAGGTGCTCAACAAGATGCGCCTCGATCTCTTCGCGCACATGATTCGCCTGCCCATGAGTTTCTTCACCCGCCACAGCACCGGCTATTTGATGAGCCGCCAGCGCGACGACTTGCGCCACCTCAGCGGCGTGATGGCGGACACCATCCTGCGCGCCGGCATCAGCGGTGTGCGCGCCGTGGTGTTTATCGGCCTGCTGTTCTATCTCGATTTCGCCCTCGCGCTCACCGGCCTCGGCCTGGTGCTGCTGTTCGTCGCGGTCAATCAAAGCTATTCCAAACCGCTGCGCCGCCGCAACCAGCTCGTGCAGGAGGCGATCGCCCGCACCTCGACCTCGCTGCATGAAGCCATCATCGGCGTCAGCCTGATCAAAGCCACCGCGCGCGAGAAAACCGAGACCCGGCACTACACCCATCTGCTCAATGACCACACCCGCGCCTCCTTTGGCCGGGATTTGCTCGAAGTCTTTGCCACCGAAACCATCGAGCTGTTCGCCAAGCTCGGGCTGTACTCCATCGTGTTGATCGGCGCTTACCGCATCATCGTGGGCGCGACCACCTTCGGCGATCTCATGGCCTTCTTCATGGCGCTCACCACGCTGTTCACCTCGCTCACCACCCTGATGAAAGCCAATCAGCAATTGCAGCGCGCCATGAACGCGCTGCAGCGCATTTACGAGGTGTTCGATACGCCGCAGGAGCCGGCCAGCAAATCCTTCCCGAAACTCAAACCCGCGAGCTGCGCGATCGTGTTCGAGAACGTCAGCTTCAGCTATGCGCCGGACACGCCGGTGTTGCGCCAGATCACCGCGAAAATTCCCGCCGGCGCGCAGGTCGCGCTGGTGGGCCCGAGCGGCACCGGCAAATCCACCTTCGCGAGTTTGATTCCGCGTTTCTATGATCCCACCCACGGCCGCATTTTGATGAACGGCGTCGATCTCAAGGAAATCAACCTCTACAGCCTGCGACGCTT encodes:
- a CDS encoding alpha/beta hydrolase, translating into MKPFYFGTPEKPLFGVFHPSPQKLNRKLGVVICNPIGQEHIRAHRALRLLAARLNHAGFHVLRFDYYGCGDSAGESEEGTLEQWRQDVEHAVVELKKNARVNQVALLGLRLGASLSWLAGSQREDVTCLMLWEPVISGAHYVQRLLVHHEQWGIDAGLQTKSTNGDLEVLGFPLPGTLRQSLARLNLFAAPPLRAKRVILLVNEEKPENLELRGHLAQFGSAIDYQQINGLRVWAKQAGADKGMVPVQILQALVAWLSQLDS
- a CDS encoding ABC transporter ATP-binding protein/permease; this encodes MPKFYDDGSDGVMPKHETWPVIKRFLPFVKPYQKTIVLIAVLMVVALPLSAVAPLIVKHLINQVVPSRDLTQMFLIGGVLIALALLDQSLACWQAVLSKRVELKVLNKMRLDLFAHMIRLPMSFFTRHSTGYLMSRQRDDLRHLSGVMADTILRAGISGVRAVVFIGLLFYLDFALALTGLGLVLLFVAVNQSYSKPLRRRNQLVQEAIARTSTSLHEAIIGVSLIKATAREKTETRHYTHLLNDHTRASFGRDLLEVFATETIELFAKLGLYSIVLIGAYRIIVGATTFGDLMAFFMALTTLFTSLTTLMKANQQLQRAMNALQRIYEVFDTPQEPASKSFPKLKPASCAIVFENVSFSYAPDTPVLRQITAKIPAGAQVALVGPSGTGKSTFASLIPRFYDPTHGRILMNGVDLKEINLYSLRRLIGIVPQDVFLFDRTIHENIAYGTGISDRQAIAEAARAANAHEFILNFPKGYDTRIGERGVRISVGQKQRLAIAREILRNPPILILDEATSSLDSASEALIQEALHRFKQNRTSVVIAHRLSTVIEADWILVFDKGRIIEQGRHEDLLAHGGFYAFLFETQFKRGQEAMEAVYNAGENGKRSAVEAEREA
- a CDS encoding amino acid adenylation domain-containing protein, whose translation is MSFDPQRVADLSAEAKRALLAQLLKQKGATPSQNYPLSFAQQRLWYLDQLEPGSAAYHLPLAVRLNGPLNVAALEEACVQIIKRHESLRTTFELVEGEPVQRISPPALFKLEMESLLTVAPAERDAEVRRRVREQALLPFHLATGPLLRLKLYRLAEDEHVVFVCMHHIISDGWSRGVFVNEMAALYRAFAGGNPVSLPELPIQYVDFAQWQRNWLQGEVLEKQLAYWKKQLAGLTTLQLPTDRPRPPVQTYRGARQSFHLTPALTQALQELSQREAVTLFMTLLAAFQTLLHRHAQQTDIAVGTPIANRTRAETEGLIGFFANTLVMRTDFSGDPTFRALLQRVRETALGAYAHQDLPFERLVEELQPERDLSRSPLFQVMFILQNTPKRPAEEQPDLAVTVLESDGGTAMFDLTLSLTEAEHGGLTGYLEYNTDLFEHLTIARWLARLQTLLAGVAADPNQPVSQLPVLPPAEREQLLVEWNATQADYPGLCLHELLAAQAAATPASVAAVFEQQELTYAELDARANQLAHHLRGLGLQPEELVGICVERSLDMVIGLLGILKAGGAYVPLDPSFPPDRLAFMVEDSGLRILVTQSTLLESLPEHNAELVCLDTDWDFIEGRSRAHPAKVNTPDHLAYVIYTSGSTGTPKGVQISHKAVVNFLHSLRQRPGLAANDVLVAVTTLSFDIAGLELYLPLLVGGRVVIASRETASDGTALLDLLTRAQATVMQATPATWRLLLAAGWERGAGLKVLCGGEALPRELAVQLLERSSALWNMYGPTETTIWSTLHPVEQSNAAIVIGRPIANTQVYILDAQLQPVPIGVVGDLYLGGEGLARGYWRRPGLTAEKFIAHPFSRTPGERLYKTGDLARYLWDGTIDFLGRGDHQVKVRGFRIELEEIEAVLGQHPAVQAAVVMAREDVPGDQRLVAYLLAGGQQASGSELRNFLRLKLPDYMLPSAFVTLPAFPLTPNGKVDRRRLPPPEGQVADEVRTTHVAPRTPVEELIVQIWREALKIEHVGVRDNFFDLGGHSLLSMQVIARLEKATGHRLHPRDMILQTAEQLAAVLEARQAAAAKNGAARQPAGAPAAATA